A region of the Mytilus edulis chromosome 11, xbMytEdul2.2, whole genome shotgun sequence genome:
TCTGGTTCGTCTGGCTATGGGGGGTGTTGGATCTTCCATTGGAGGTGCAGATGGTTCTGGCGATGATTCCCTATTGAAACTTTCAGTGTCTGATGAGGAGGAGTACGTACGGAGGGTAAAAATAGGTGGGATGTCTTCAATTGATCTCAATCTAGGTACTGTTGgtctttggggggggggggggggggtggataTTTCTGGAACGGGAATGATGGTGGGTAATTCGAATGATGGAGTTATATCTAAAGTGGGTATCTGAGTGGTTAGTGTCGAATCCTGTTGTGATCTGGTAATTGGTAAATAAGGCAGTTTCTGGTGTCTCATTCGGTAAAGCATCTTGCCTACGACCAGGGAAACGTATGCAACAAATAGTCCCGACACTGTCCAAAATActgcaaaataaaaaacacatttatattCATTGTATAACCTTACCacaataaattgatatttttacttGCCATGACAGAAtgtaatgttatttctttttttttttccattgtttttttttcatgtagaaTTAAACATATACTGTTTAGTTGATCAAATACCAATTCTCCTCATTTTGTGCAAAAGTACAACTATAATGCCAAACCATCATTCACATTTATGTATTAAACCCTTaattaacatttgaaaaaatattattttctattaGGGTTAAACAAAACTACAGAACTTACATATCCAGTGTTATACATCTATAGCTAAAGAACTGCCATAACCTGTGATAATTTACCAGATCGTTTGTATTGCCATGAtcttgacttgatacagacattttaATTGAAATGGTTATTCATTCAATAAAAGATTTTTATGTACCTGTCATAAATACATCCATTTTCTGTAAGTAATGTCCCAGGTCTTTCTtctgttctaaaaaaaaaaaagaaagtaaaacacatttaaataacttaaaaaaGTCATAtctcaaattatttttattagtCATGAACAACACTAAAAGTCTTACTAAATGTATGTGCATCCTATAACCTACAttgttaacaatataaaacagaaacTTGTACTGTTAAAATGCTTTATTTTTGAAAGatcttataattttatattttagataaacaatcattttctatttttacataTCACCTTTTTTGTATCATTACCTGAATGTGGTTCTTTGCTGTCTGTGGTCACCCTAACTGTTGTGGTAGGCCATGCTTCTTTGAGATCACTGGTTGTTGAATCCCTAGTGGTGGGCCATGCCTCTGTGTGGTCTGTTGTTGTTGTTACACTTCTAGGCTTGGTGGGTGTTTTTTCCTTCCTTGTCACTTCTAATATGTTGTCAGGtactgaaaaaaacaaacatttttaacacaaatatatctttataaaaatatacaaaaggtTGTCTTACCAATTGtctgttagaaaaaaaaaatttttacaaTAGAATTAAGTCAAAAATAAGTTCTGTCCAGTAAAACACCTTTAAAATCATTGTATGGTGGGCCATTTTtggattttaattcatttaaagtaTTATAAAAGATTTGACACTttgggaatatatatataaattttacaaactttttaatatataatttatgtatataatatataaggtggttaattttctcatttgatttgttttacattgtcatttcagggtcttttatagctgactatgttgtatgagctttgctcatggttgaaggttgtatggtgacctgtaattgttagtttctgtgtcattttggtcatttatggaaagttgtctccttgacaatcataccacatcttctgtgtTACATTACAAAAGTTATTATCCCTTGAGTAAGGAGACAGTCTTGCAGGTAATTCATCATTTGATCAAGTGACTTACTACTGGCCAGTGCAATAAATTTGTTATTACATAGTACTGTCAAAGCAGATATTTTCATGTGaactttatattttgttattttctttggtGGCACATATTGGACGTAATCGTATAATGCATTGTCTGTCTTTAAACTTGtggttcaaaaataaataatatattctcccatgagacttttgaaaataaacacagttttcattattttgttaacCACAACATAATGTCCATTTTCCCACCAAAAGTACAGCTGCTAAATTTAtgaaatacatgttataatcaaTCAAGGGGTTTTTGAGGTGTAAATAAGCTACAATAGGTTTGATTAAGATCTGTATTTAACTTATGCTGTGCTTAAACCATAAGGAATGGTCTTAGGtggattttctttaaaactttgaaattgaACATTTACATATCTTTTGGTAGGTTGATGTGTAATATTTTCTTGGACAAAGTTTAATCACAgacagtattattttttttacttcatataAGAAACTGTGTTAATGTAAAAACCTACCACATGTCTCATTTGTGCATGTCCAGCTACACTCTCTGTCAAACATGTTTGTTACAGTAGGGGGCTCATTGAAGTCTACCAGATGTATAATACAGTCACAACTTTCTGACATCACTTCTACAATCCTCACTTCCCTGACATAAACTTCCTTGTTGCAAAAGCAAACGGCCGAAGCTGTGTCATACTGACATTGACCATTTATAGTTGTAATAAAGATGAATAGAACTGATACAATTTGAAACCACGCCATTTTTGTTTTGAAGAGAACGGAAAAGAGGTCGGGGATGAATGGAGAACCTGTTGGGATAATATCGAATGTCGCTAATTGTTTCAgttaataaaaaggaaaaaaaacccgttgtaattattcttatttgttgtaaataaaatattaattcaatttcggattatatatatattataaaagaaaataaattcaactcCATGACACTCGAGCTACCTTCTTACGTTAGAAGATTCGATATAGAAAAACTTACTGTTCTCTAAAACACTAAGTACCAAAAGGTTACGGTTAAGGACATGATTTTCATTCGTATACATATAGGTAAATACTAAGGTTATTCatacaattttgattaaaatctgtaaatgaaaatatatcaataacCTGATAtaacattgaatattttttttttaaatgtcatccATTATTGTAATACTGTTAACAATTGCAGTACTCCACAATGAGAGGagtaaattttatataataaaaaaaaaaaatgttccagaTATATCATTTTAAGCATTTGTTTTATCCACATAATTTCTCCTGTGTACATTTAGTTGAATCCTAAGTCCTATGTACTAGAGTATTAATACAGTGTTTTTCCCccatatacattttataaaaccTACCATCACTTCATATTTTGGATTGCTCATTTCATACAATTCTTCATTCTCCCCCCCCCCCTATTGACAATTATGAGGTTGTTTTTCATAAGAAGTCTtgtaaaatattctttatattgttatttaaaaTCATAGATTCCAACActaaacattttattcattttaaagtgTAGTAAATTGTTctgacatattaaaaaaaaaaaaatctaaatttgccTATTTTCAGTAACTAACTAGTGAACATTATATTGTATTACATAACCATTAGTTACAACAGAATCCATGATCTAGTAGGAAAGGTCTATGATGGAAACCTACAGACTGAAAAGCATCTTAGATATTAATCTCGGGTACatgtacatggttttttttttatcatttaacatAACAATTTGTAATAGTAACACTATTTTAATATATGGTCTTTGTTTTTCATAACAGTCTATGTAAAAGATGTGTAAATTGATAAACCtcaaaagatgtaaaaataataaaacaataatttaatggAAGTTTCAAACTATTATGtagtttatataattatttgttatgtAAAGATTCATATCTATTGTTTAAAAGGGTCAATTAGAAGATCTGTAAATCTTAGATTTTACAGTTACTTATTAATTATGTaacatttttgtataaaatatacNNNNNNNNNNNNNNNNNNNNNNNNNNNNNNNNNNNNNNNNNNNNNNNNNNNNNNNNNNNNNNNNNNNNNNNNNNNNNNNNNNNNNNNNNNNNNNNNNNNNTTCAGGTCGCAAAAGATGCTTCATTATTTACCACAAAA
Encoded here:
- the LOC139494111 gene encoding uncharacterized protein codes for the protein MAWFQIVSVLFIFITTINGQCQYDTASAVCFCNKEVYVREVRIVEVMSESCDCIIHLVDFNEPPTVTNMFDRECSWTCTNETCVPDNILEVTRKEKTPTKPRSVTTTTDHTEAWPTTRDSTTSDLKEAWPTTTVRVTTDSKEPHSEQKKDLGHYLQKMDVFMTVFWTVSGLFVAYVSLVVGKMLYRMRHQKLPYLPITRSQQDSTLTTQIPTLDITPSFELPTIIPVPEISTPPPPPQRPTVPRLRSIEDIPPIFTLRTYSSSSDTESFNRESSPEPSAPPMEDPTPPIARRTRSRRIKTPLTEETYM